TTTGTGCTTTAAGATTTTTCAAAATAGAAACGCCGTCATAGGGTTGAGGAGGAGGTGTTCGTATACCGGCAATCTCCCGGAGCGTGGGCGCTATATCGATATAACCGGCCACTTGCTCAGAGGTCCAGCCACCTTTAAACCCGGCGGGCCACCGGATTACTGCAGGTACCCGCACCCCGCCTTCCCACTCCTGGAATTTAAAGCCGCGCAGGGGCTGATTCCGTCCGCCCTCTTTCTGAGCGGCCCCGTTATCGCTTTGGAATAATACCAGTGTATTTTTTTCGATACCAGCCTTCCGGAGCGCCTCCATGATCCTGCCGATGCCCGCATCCATTGCGGTAACCATTGCCGCGTAGGTTTGCCGGCGCGTATTTCCTCTTCCCATGGCGCCTTCGTTTCCGGCCGGCTCCTTACCGAAGACCGGTTTGGAAGGATCAAAGCCATACTGAAGGAGATCCGCTTCTTTCGCCTGAAGCGGTCCATGCGGCGCATTATAGGCGATGTATAAAAAGAATGGCCCATGGTTTTTATAATTGCCGATGCATCGTACTGCCTCCCCGGTGATCAGGTCCGTAGTATAGCCGGTATCCTTTGATGCTTCCCAGTCGTTATGCCAATCCAGTTCTCCTTCGCGCTTGTGTGTAAAATAGTCGATGGCGCCGTTGTAGTGCCCATAAAAATGGGTAAATCCCCTGCTCAAAGGAAGGTATTTTCTTTTTGAGTGCCCCAGGTGCCATTTCCCGATCGCCGCCCGGTTTTTATAGCCGGCCTGAGCCAGCATCTGTGGCAGAAATTCGGCCGCTGTATCTACACCAAAATCCAGCCAGGGGGCGATCACATTTTCCCGCAATCCGTAGCGTTCCGGCAATCGCCCGGTCATGATACCGGTGCGCGTGGGCGAGCAGATCGGACTAACATAATACCGGTTCAGGATTACGCCCTCACGGGCCAGCTGGTCGATATGCGGAGTTCGGATCTCACTGCCGTGAAACCCTACATCTCCCCAGCCCATATCATCGGCCACAATAATCACTATATTGGGCCGGGACTGCTGGGCCCGGACCTGTAACAGCAGAAAGGAGCAAATGAACAGCATTCCGATATTATGCCTGGTCCTTTCGAAAGATGGAATCTTTATATGCATGCTCTGATAAATATTTTTCAACAAATTCACTAGGGGTTACACCAAACTGAAGTGTAAAACATTTGGTAAAATAAGAGGGCGAGTTAAAGCCGGTCCGGTATCCGGCTTCAGAAACATTGCATTGACCCGATAACAATAATTTAGCAGCTTCTTTTAACCGGATCACCCGGATAAATTCATTCGGGCTATTGCCTGAAACCGCTTTTAGCTTCTTATGCAATGTAGAACGGCTCATCGCAACCGCCTTGCTGAGTTCTTCTACCGACAACTGGTAATCATCCAGCCGCTCTTCAATAATTGCTGTAATCTTTTCAATGAAGATCTTGTCGCTGGGATTATTGTAAAGGGTATCTGCCTCCACAAAGGGGTGAGCGCTGAATTTCTCTTTCAGGCGGGCTCTTGTCTCCAGCAGGTTCTTGATTGTAGCCGTGAGCTGCTTCCACTTGAACGGCTTCATGATATAGGCATCGGCGCCACTTTCCAGCGCCTGCAACTCCGCGTCTGTGGTACCTTTTGCTGTAAGCAGCACTACCGGTATATGGCTGCTGCTGATCTGTTCCCTGATCCGCCGGCACAGGGCGATACCATCCAGTTCGGGCATCATTACATCAGACAATACCAGCTCGATCTGCCGGGTGTGCAAAATACCAAGTGCTTCTTTTCCATTGATCGCACAACAGGTATGATACCCCTCTCCCTTCAGACTGGATGAAATAAAATCCAGCATATTGAGATCATCTTCTACTACGAGGATCGTTGTTCTGCCAGCCTCATCCCCCACTATTGTTTCCGCAACCGGCAACGCAGACTCCTCACTGGTTACAACCGTTTCAAAAGGAAGTGTAAGCACGAAGGTTGTAAAGCCGTCCTTCCCGTTTATTGCCACTAATGATCCGGCATGTTTTTCGGCAAGCGCCTTTGCCAGTGAAAGCCCGATGCCGGTACCGCCGGCATTATTCAGTTGCCCGGTGATATTTGCCACTTTATAAAAGGGTTTGAATACGGTAACCAGCTCCGTCTCCGGTATGCCAATACCGTCGTCTTTTACCTGTATAGAAACAGCCCCCTGCCCCCTGGTATCCGGCTCCTGCTGATGCACACGAAGCTCCACTTCCGATGCCGCAAATTTAAAAGCATTCATCAGCAGGTTATTGAGTATTTTTTGCAATGCCTCCGGATCTGCATCGATCGTGAAACGGTCTATATCTGTTGTTAACAGGAACCTGATTTTCTTTTGTGCAGCAATGATACCAAAACGGGCGTAAAGCGCCTGCACAAAAGAGATCAATTCCAGCGGCTCCTTGCGTATGGTATAAATATCACTCTCGATCCTGCGAAAATCGAGCAACTGGTTTACCAGCGATTGCAGGCGTTCGCTATTCTCCTCCATTACCTTCAAATGCCTCCGCTGATCGCTTTGCAGTCCGGCCTCTTTGAGGTTTTCCAGGGGCGCCATAATCAGTGAAAGCGGGGTTCGTATTTCATGCGCCATCGTCGTAAAGAAATCCATTTTTTGTTGATAGAATTCTTTCTCCCGCTGTACTTTCATTTTTTCCAGCCGCACTTCATTTTTCCGGATCTCGCGCCGTTTGTAATAATTGCGTAGTAAAAAAACGGCCGCCACCAACATCACAGCGTACAGGATATAGGCCAGGTTGGTTCGGTAAAACGGGGGCCGAACCCGAACCGCTACCACTGCCTCCCTATTGTTCCAGTTGCCGTAGATATCGGTTGCCTTAACTTTAAAAGTATATGCTCCCGGGGGCAGATTGGTATAGGTAGCCACCCGTTGGGGGCCTACATTATTCCATTGTTTATCGAAGCCCTCCATTTTGTAGGCGTATTTTATTTTACCTGGATCTTTAAAATCCAGGAGTGCATATTCAAAGCTGATCACCGATTGACTATATGCAAGCTGGATCTTTTGCGTAAATCCGACCAGCTGTTGCAGAACGCTTTTTTTATCCTCCAGATCCGGTTCATGATCAAAGATCTTAAAGCTGGTCAGGATCAGGTTACTCTGCAATGTTTCGGTCCGTATTTTTTCCGGGTAAAACGCGTTGAACCCATTGATGCCGCCTAGGAAAATACGACCATCCCGGGCGCGGTAATAGGCATTGTAATTATAGAGCTTTCCCTGCAGGTTGTTAAGGCCGGTAAACGACCAGACCCGTCCATTCTTCTTCGAAAAGCGAAGCAATCCGTTGTTGGTTGAAAGCCACAAAAAACCATTATTATCCGGCACGATACCAAAGACCACATTGCTCATTCCCTGGCCTGGTCCGTACCTCGTACAGATACCCGTCCGTTTATCGAGCCGGTTTAACCCGCCGCCATCGGTACCGGCCCATAGCTGACCCTCCGGATCATCATACAGGGAAATGATCTTGTTAGAACTGATGGATGCCGCATGATCTGTTGTACGGAACTGCTGCCATTTTCCGGTTTTAACATCCCTTTTTATAAGCCCATTTTCATAGGTTGCGATCCACAGGCAGCGGTCGGCATCTTCGTATATTTTATAGATACAGCTGTTATGCAGATCCATATCCGCAACCTTTACAAATTGATTCTTTACCGGATCAAAAATATTCAATCCCTTTACTGTTCCCACCCAAACAACACCGCTGCGGTCTTCGTAAATGCTGTAGATACTGTTGGAACTGATACTACCCGGGTCGGTCGGGTTGTGATGATATTGTGTTACGGCCCCGGTGTTGAGGTCTACTACATTCAATCCTCCGGAAAATGTACCTACCCAAAGCCGGTTATTACGGTCTTTATATAAAGCGTGAATATTGGAATAAGAAAGCGGCTGCGTATAGGGAGCGAAGGGGTACTTATAGAACTTTCCGGTGGCCGTTTCAAAATAATTTAACCCGCCATTCTCCGTGCCCACCCAGAAATTTCCCGGTCGGTCTTCCAGGAAACAGCTTACAGCGCTACCCGATAGCCCATAGCTGTTACCGTTGGGATAATACAGCTCAAACGATGCATCTCCGGGTGAAAAATAATTGACGCCGCCAAAATAGGTACCCACCCAGATACCGCCCTGGCGGTCTTCATAAATAGAATAAATGGCGTTATCGCTGATGGTATACGGATCACCGCGATTATTTTTGTAACTCGTAAACGTGCCCGTAGCCGTATTCAATACATTCAGGCCCTTTTCTGTTGCCACATATACCTGCCCGGATAAGGGCTGATATACCGCCCGCACAATATCGTCGCTGATCGACCCGCTACCACCTGTACGAAATACCTGGAAGTGCTGCTCCTGCGCCACCCATTTATTCAGGCCACCCGAAAGCGTGCCCGCCCATACATTGCCTTCCCGGTCCTTATAAAGCGAAAGAATAAAATTGCTGGACAGGCATCCGGCCCCGGCTGCGGCCTTATGATGCACAAACCGGTTTGTTGCTGGGTTCAGTACATCAATGCCTTCGCCGAAGGTGCCCATCCAGATATTTCCGCGGGCATCTTCTACCAGTTTCCGTACCTGGTTTAATGAAAGGCCACCGGGCATAGCACGATAATTGTGTACTTTGCCGCTACGGGGATCAAAGCGGTACACTCCATTGCTGCGGGTAGCAACCCAGGTTTCTCCATTTGAAGACCTCAGGATATCGAAGATCAGGTCTTGTTTTGCAAAAGCAATGCGTGAAAATTTTTCACGGCTCAGATCAAAGGAATAAAGCCCTTCTTCCGTACCCACCCAGAAGGTGGTACTGCTCATCCTGCAAATGGAATGGATCAGGCTGTTGTCCGCATGATCCCGGTCTTCGCGTACCTGGTAGATCTTAAAGTTATACCCGTCAAACCGGTTCAGTCCATTCTTGGTTCCAAACCAAATATACCCCTGGTCATCCTGCAAAATATTCCAGACGGTGTTGGAAGACATTCCGTTTCGGACGCTGTAATTTTTAAACAGCAATTGCTGGGCCCGTAACAACGGAGCGCCCAACAACATGACCATGACCAGGAACCACTGCCCTCCTTTCCTTACGCGACGGCCAGGATGTCCGCTACTGCTGTTATGTAAGGATCCTTTCAATCCATTTATTTTTTTACTTTCTTTCTTATGGCAGTGTCCGGCACTTCTGCATCCACCATCTTCAGCCATTGTTCCAGTTTCTTTTTAAGCTCCGCTGTCTTCTCCGGCATCCGGGCTGCAAGATCTGTTTGCTCCGAAGGATCGTTCTTCAGGTTGTATAATTCTGTGCGATCCGCTTTGTAGAAATACAATAATTTATAATCACCATCGCGTACCGCACTGCACATACGGTTTATCCAACGGCCGGTTTCAGAGGGGTAATGCCAGAAGAACGGCTCACGTTCTGTCATGATTTTTCCCTGCAGCAGGGGTACTATGCTTTTACCATCCAGCAGGATATTTTTCCGGTTTTTTGTTTGGGCCAGTTCCAGGAAGGTAGGATAAAAATCAGTGGCCATTACGCGTGTGTCTACTGTGGTATGCGGCCGGATGGTTGCCGGCCAGCGCGCGATCAGGTTTTCGCGGATACCGCCTTCATACAACCAGGACTTACCGGCCCTAAGCGGCCCATTATTGCCCAGGTGCCATACGCCGCCGTTGTCTGAAAAAAAGATCACGAGTGTGTTTTTATCGATCCCTCCTTTTTTCAGCGTTTCCATAATGGAACCCACACCTGCATCGATCCGTTCGATCATGGCGGCGAGATAGGGATTGTCCAGGTGATCTGCCTCATGCCGTTCATTCTGCGGGCCAAACAGGGATTCAGCTTTTCCTTCGCCATATTTTGCATCAAACTTTGCCTTATACTTTTTCACCAGGGCCTCGGGGGCATCCAGTTTAGTGTGCACGCTATAAAAGGTAAGATAAAGAAAGAAGGGATTTGCTTTGTTACGCATAATAAATTTGGAGGCTTCACTGCACTGCCGGTCTGTAAGATACTCCCCTTCTTTGCCTGTATCAAAAGTGCTTATTTTATCGTACGGGTAAAAATAATCTCCATCTGCGATATACTTTGTTTCGGAGCCGATCACCTCATCAAAGCCATGTTGCTGCGGGTTGCCCTTCGGCGCATCGAATTTTGTATCAAGGTGCCACTTACCAATAATTCCGGTATGGTACCCCGTTGCCGACAATGCCCGGTTAATGGTATAAGACTTTGCCGGATCCAGGTAACGATCGGCATTGTTATCCAGGAAATCCGTAATCCGCACCCGGGCCGGGTACTGCCCCGTCATGATGCCGGCACGGGAAGGTGAGCAAATGGGTGCCGCCGAGTAGGCCTGTGTAAATCGTGCCCCTTCCCCGGCCAGCTTGTCCAGGTTCGGGGTTTCGTTAAACGTATTGCCATAGCATCCCAGTTCTGCCGATCCCAGGTCATCGGCCATAATAAAAATAATATTCGGCCGTTGCTGCGCTTCCGCAACCGCGGTCCACAGGCTTACAACCATTAAAACGAGCCATCTTGTTTTTTTCATCTGTTTATGTTCAGTGGTTTAAATTTCGAATCTGTTCACAGGCTGATGGGATTATTTCCGCTCAAACGGGATGTCCAGTGTTGCCCCCGGATCTCCCTGTTGTTTCATCCAGCTTTGCAGCTTTTGGCGATATGCGGCTATCTGCGCTGCATATTTTTTATCGCCGGCCAGGTTGTGCAACTCATAGGGATCGTTTTCAAGGTCATAAAATTCCATTGCGGGCCGGTGAATATTGCGTTCCACCAGTATTTTATCTTTGGGAGAGGTCTCGGCTTTTTCCTTCCAGCTCACCCAATACGCATTTTTAGGATTCATCATATACTTGATGTGATAATTTTTACCGGGTGTGAGATTCAGCAACAACTTATACCGGCCATCGCGAATGCTGCGGATCGGATACGGCGGACCTTCCGGCAAATTATTATGAATGCCAAAAGCTACATTCCTGGCCTGCTGCGTTTTACCCTGCAGTACTCCCAGGAAGCTGCGGCCGTCCAGGTGTGCAACAGGATTACCGCCTGCGATATTAATAAATGTAGGCGTAATATCTTCATATTGTACAATGGCACTGGTAGCTGTTTTGGGTTGTACCACGCCGGGCCAGCGTACGATCATGGAACTTTTTTGCCCTGCATCCCAGAGCGTCCATTTGGCACCGGGAAACTGAGCGCCCTGTTCTCCAAGAAAGACAAACACCGTATTATCTTCCTTTCCTGTTTCTTTTACCGCCTGCATTAGTTCTCCTACCTGGTTGTCCAGCCGGCGCACTTCAGCCAGGTATTTCTGGAATTGTTTTCTTGTAGGCTTGGTATCTACCCAGTGCGGCGGCAGGATCAGTTTCTCCGGATCAAACTCGGTGGTATCTCCTACCGTCCAGGGCGCATGGGGGTTGATGCTCATTACAAAA
The sequence above is a segment of the Niabella agricola genome. Coding sequences within it:
- a CDS encoding sulfatase; the encoded protein is MKKTRWLVLMVVSLWTAVAEAQQRPNIIFIMADDLGSAELGCYGNTFNETPNLDKLAGEGARFTQAYSAAPICSPSRAGIMTGQYPARVRITDFLDNNADRYLDPAKSYTINRALSATGYHTGIIGKWHLDTKFDAPKGNPQQHGFDEVIGSETKYIADGDYFYPYDKISTFDTGKEGEYLTDRQCSEASKFIMRNKANPFFLYLTFYSVHTKLDAPEALVKKYKAKFDAKYGEGKAESLFGPQNERHEADHLDNPYLAAMIERIDAGVGSIMETLKKGGIDKNTLVIFFSDNGGVWHLGNNGPLRAGKSWLYEGGIRENLIARWPATIRPHTTVDTRVMATDFYPTFLELAQTKNRKNILLDGKSIVPLLQGKIMTEREPFFWHYPSETGRWINRMCSAVRDGDYKLLYFYKADRTELYNLKNDPSEQTDLAARMPEKTAELKKKLEQWLKMVDAEVPDTAIRKKVKK
- a CDS encoding sulfatase family protein, whose product is MTKRTGLLLFVLLLTGIVIKSQAQGGKQPNIVVIMADDLDSRQLSCYGGRNLKTTHIDRLAEQGMQFNNMIASEAMCVPTRASLFTGLYPVRHGSYQNHKPVYDTLKSIGHYLSGLGYTVALTGKDHSTKPRAVFPFEIIKGFEPNCVSPTDDYSLADVKAFMSGQQTPFCLFVMSINPHAPWTVGDTTEFDPEKLILPPHWVDTKPTRKQFQKYLAEVRRLDNQVGELMQAVKETGKEDNTVFVFLGEQGAQFPGAKWTLWDAGQKSSMIVRWPGVVQPKTATSAIVQYEDITPTFINIAGGNPVAHLDGRSFLGVLQGKTQQARNVAFGIHNNLPEGPPYPIRSIRDGRYKLLLNLTPGKNYHIKYMMNPKNAYWVSWKEKAETSPKDKILVERNIHRPAMEFYDLENDPYELHNLAGDKKYAAQIAAYRQKLQSWMKQQGDPGATLDIPFERK
- a CDS encoding hybrid sensor histidine kinase/response regulator transcription factor, translated to MKGSLHNSSSGHPGRRVRKGGQWFLVMVMLLGAPLLRAQQLLFKNYSVRNGMSSNTVWNILQDDQGYIWFGTKNGLNRFDGYNFKIYQVREDRDHADNSLIHSICRMSSTTFWVGTEEGLYSFDLSREKFSRIAFAKQDLIFDILRSSNGETWVATRSNGVYRFDPRSGKVHNYRAMPGGLSLNQVRKLVEDARGNIWMGTFGEGIDVLNPATNRFVHHKAAAGAGCLSSNFILSLYKDREGNVWAGTLSGGLNKWVAQEQHFQVFRTGGSGSISDDIVRAVYQPLSGQVYVATEKGLNVLNTATGTFTSYKNNRGDPYTISDNAIYSIYEDRQGGIWVGTYFGGVNYFSPGDASFELYYPNGNSYGLSGSAVSCFLEDRPGNFWVGTENGGLNYFETATGKFYKYPFAPYTQPLSYSNIHALYKDRNNRLWVGTFSGGLNVVDLNTGAVTQYHHNPTDPGSISSNSIYSIYEDRSGVVWVGTVKGLNIFDPVKNQFVKVADMDLHNSCIYKIYEDADRCLWIATYENGLIKRDVKTGKWQQFRTTDHAASISSNKIISLYDDPEGQLWAGTDGGGLNRLDKRTGICTRYGPGQGMSNVVFGIVPDNNGFLWLSTNNGLLRFSKKNGRVWSFTGLNNLQGKLYNYNAYYRARDGRIFLGGINGFNAFYPEKIRTETLQSNLILTSFKIFDHEPDLEDKKSVLQQLVGFTQKIQLAYSQSVISFEYALLDFKDPGKIKYAYKMEGFDKQWNNVGPQRVATYTNLPPGAYTFKVKATDIYGNWNNREAVVAVRVRPPFYRTNLAYILYAVMLVAAVFLLRNYYKRREIRKNEVRLEKMKVQREKEFYQQKMDFFTTMAHEIRTPLSLIMAPLENLKEAGLQSDQRRHLKVMEENSERLQSLVNQLLDFRRIESDIYTIRKEPLELISFVQALYARFGIIAAQKKIRFLLTTDIDRFTIDADPEALQKILNNLLMNAFKFAASEVELRVHQQEPDTRGQGAVSIQVKDDGIGIPETELVTVFKPFYKVANITGQLNNAGGTGIGLSLAKALAEKHAGSLVAINGKDGFTTFVLTLPFETVVTSEESALPVAETIVGDEAGRTTILVVEDDLNMLDFISSSLKGEGYHTCCAINGKEALGILHTRQIELVLSDVMMPELDGIALCRRIREQISSSHIPVVLLTAKGTTDAELQALESGADAYIMKPFKWKQLTATIKNLLETRARLKEKFSAHPFVEADTLYNNPSDKIFIEKITAIIEERLDDYQLSVEELSKAVAMSRSTLHKKLKAVSGNSPNEFIRVIRLKEAAKLLLSGQCNVSEAGYRTGFNSPSYFTKCFTLQFGVTPSEFVEKYLSEHAYKDSIFRKDQA
- a CDS encoding arylsulfatase B, coding for MHIKIPSFERTRHNIGMLFICSFLLLQVRAQQSRPNIVIIVADDMGWGDVGFHGSEIRTPHIDQLAREGVILNRYYVSPICSPTRTGIMTGRLPERYGLRENVIAPWLDFGVDTAAEFLPQMLAQAGYKNRAAIGKWHLGHSKRKYLPLSRGFTHFYGHYNGAIDYFTHKREGELDWHNDWEASKDTGYTTDLITGEAVRCIGNYKNHGPFFLYIAYNAPHGPLQAKEADLLQYGFDPSKPVFGKEPAGNEGAMGRGNTRRQTYAAMVTAMDAGIGRIMEALRKAGIEKNTLVLFQSDNGAAQKEGGRNQPLRGFKFQEWEGGVRVPAVIRWPAGFKGGWTSEQVAGYIDIAPTLREIAGIRTPPPQPYDGVSILKNLKAQRNDPREFYLGNGTLIKNGWKLVAPKPAVSQTAAQLFAIDKDPYEKENLVARYPGQVKTLMDASKKYQAIIPAEKVPPYEQGRATFKAPPNWDISR